From Rhododendron vialii isolate Sample 1 chromosome 10a, ASM3025357v1, the proteins below share one genomic window:
- the LOC131303277 gene encoding uncharacterized protein At5g64816, translated as MVEVWWSLLGAAIPAVVAGQAFRIKKRRAEEQRIKSARGREKTSDDIFVCERVCTSKRMLKKVGAFSKDPIPDTCVTVCGVSELDACSDACARTVCVNQHQVPNWNDVCLKRCQSECLKLSAS; from the coding sequence ATGGTCGAAGTATGGTGGTCCCTTCTGGGAGCTGCTATTCCAGCCGTCGTTGCAGGGCAAGCTTTTAGGATCAAGAAACGGCGTGCAGAAGAGCAAAGAATAAAGAGTGCTCGTGGAAGAGAGAAGACGTCTGATGATATATTCGTCTGTGAAAGGGTCTGTACGTCTAAAAGGATGCTCAAGAAGGTTGGGGCATTCTCAAAGGACCCCATTCCTGATACCTGTGTCACTGTTTGCGGAGTATCTGAGCTCGACGCCTGCTCTGATGCGTGCGCTCGCACTGTCTGTGTCAACCAGCACCAGGTACCAAACTGGAATGATGTTTGTCTCAAGAGGTGTCAGAGTGAATGCCTTAAACTCTCTGCTTCTTAG
- the LOC131303278 gene encoding alkane hydroxylase MAH1-like, which yields MASLAYYEILFALVCFVFLYSMCTFDRRLLQEWPLVGMLPNLLFNVHRVHDFATDQLERARGTLLFKGPSFTNMNMLVTADPANVRYVTSTNFPNFPKGPQFRKIFDVLGDGIFNTDGDSWQTQRKLAQLHMGHRGFQQFLVKSTVGKVEKGLIPYLEQICQPGLVVDLQDLFQRLTFDTTCILVNGYDPNCLSIELPEVPFAKAMHDLEETIITRHALPECFWKLQRWLVIGQEKKYREAWATVDHILASYINEKREELRFGINSKEEGEGVDLLTSYLKNDGIMGVKCDDKFLRDTMLTLMAAGQDTVSSVLTWFLWVVSTHPIVEARVREELEASIPKEGNNRRIFSMEQVSKLVYLHSAICESLRLFPPVAFEEKEPHQSDILPSGYQVHPKLRLLFSIYAMGRMKFIWGEDCLEFKPERWITKEGMIRHEPSFKFFAFNAGPRTCLGKDMAFTQIKLVAAAIIHNYQVREVEGHRVFPSVSMVLNMEHGLMVNITKRWT from the coding sequence ATGGCCTCACTAGCTTACTATGAGATCCTCTTCGCACTTGTATGCTTTGTTTTCCTATATTCCATGTGCACCTTCGATCGGCGCCTGCTCCAGGAGTGGCCGCTGGTTGGAATGCTTCCGAACCTTCTATTCAACGTCCACCGGGTTCACGATTTCGCTACCGATCAACTAGAACGAGCCCGAGGTACTTTACTATTTAAAGGCCCTTCTTTCACTAACATGAATATGTTGGTTACAGCTGATCCAGCCAACGTACGCTACGTAACGAGTACCAACTTCCCAAATTTTCCTAAAGGGCCGCAGTTCAGGAAGATTTTTGACGTCCTGGGAGACGGGATTTTCAATACCGATGGAGATTCATGGCAGACTCAGAGAAAACTGGCTCAACTACATATGGGTCATCGAGGTTTTCAACAGTTTTTGGTAAAGAGCACCGTGGGTAAGGTGGAAAAAGGATTGATCCCATATCTGGAGCAAATCTGCCAACCAGGTCTAGTGGTGGATTTGCAAGATTTGTTTCAAAGGCTTACATTTGATACCACATGCATATTGGTTAATGGGTACGACCCCAATTGTCTCTCCATCGAACTCCCTGAAGTTCCTTTTGCAAAAGCCATGCATGATCTTGAGGAAACGATTATAACTCGCCATGCATTGCCTGAGTGTTTTTGGAAGTTACAGAGGTGGCTTGTGATTGGACAAGAGAAGAAATATAGGGAAGCTTGGGCGACTGTAGATCATATCCTAGCTAGTTATATAAACGAGAAGAGAGAGGAATTGAGATTTGGAATCAATTCCAAAGAAGAGGGAGAAGGGGTGGATCTATTGACATCCTACTTGAAGAATGATGGAATCATGGGAGTAAAATGTGATGATAAGTTCTTGAGGGACACAATGTTGACTTTAATGGCGGCAGGGCAGGACACTGTTAGCTCAGTTTTAACATGGTTTCTTTGGGTTGTTTCAACACACCCAATTGTTGAAGCAAGGGTTAGAGAAGAGCTCGAAGCAAGTATACCAAAAGAAGGTAACAACAGGAGAATTTTCAGTATGGAACAAGTGAGCAAGCTAGTTTATCTGCATAGCGCAATCTGTGAATCACTGAGGCTCTTTCCACCAGTTGCATTCGAGGAAAAGGAACCTCATCAATCAGACATCCTACCTAGCGGCTATCAGGTTCATCCAAAACTGAGGCTACTGTTTTCTATCTACGCAATGGGAAGGATGAAGTTCATATGGGGCGAGGATTGCTTGGAGTTTAAGCCAGAGAGATGGATTACTAAGGAAGGAATGATCAGACACGAGCCCTCGTTCAAGTTCTTTGCATTCAACGCAGGGCCGAGGACTTGTCTGGGGAAGGACATGGCTTTCACTCAAATAAAATTGGTTGCGGCTGCTATAATACACAACTACCAAGTTCGCGAGGTGGAAGGACACCGTGTCTTCCCGAGTGTTTCGATGGTTCTCAATATGGAGCATGGGTTGATGGTGAATATTACCAAAAGATGGACATGA